The following are from one region of the Anaeropeptidivorans aminofermentans genome:
- a CDS encoding ABC transporter substrate-binding protein, with protein sequence MKKLSALILFLVLSSMIVTSCGGGGSTDGGNPKESPANKDITVIVSSIGNNMDPIEANYTDTSSMMYHVYDRIIKADDNFNIIPDVASEWRQPDNMTIEFTINTGYKFHNGEDMTMDDVVYSIERLRNIAKKASFMAGIEGVASEGNKLIVKLTEPNSGILRDFAEVIIVNKKYCEEAGDAYANAPIGTGPYKVKEFVPGDKLILEAWTEYPFEKAQLSTITFKGISEAAAKYIAVESGDAQFALIDAKDKDRATENSKLTLEEKATAYTGFIAMNTTKEPFDNVNVRRAIAHAYDKEGIAALSPGRKAIDSMFPETLSTYYSSPHTLEYNLDKAKALLEAEGYNASNPLKFEAVIYSGSDPAMEAFQAQLRSINVEMTITNLEFGVFLEKMAGADYQLLSGGWGNTTGNPLSAFECYYTGSFGMNNIGFYSNERTDELYNIAKATTSEEEMIAAAKEVQDIAAQEVPIVPSISRLSYFAHVKELKDVEILTSGLISFRNASITAE encoded by the coding sequence ATGAAAAAATTATCAGCACTGATTTTATTCCTTGTATTATCGTCTATGATTGTTACGTCCTGCGGAGGCGGCGGAAGTACAGACGGAGGAAACCCAAAAGAGAGCCCGGCAAATAAAGATATTACGGTAATTGTAAGCTCCATAGGCAATAATATGGACCCTATCGAAGCAAATTATACCGACACATCTTCTATGATGTATCACGTTTACGACAGAATTATAAAAGCCGACGACAATTTTAACATTATTCCTGATGTGGCTTCCGAGTGGAGACAGCCGGATAATATGACAATAGAGTTTACAATAAATACAGGCTATAAATTCCATAACGGCGAAGATATGACCATGGATGATGTTGTTTACTCTATTGAAAGGCTTAGAAATATAGCAAAAAAGGCTTCCTTTATGGCGGGGATAGAAGGAGTTGCATCGGAGGGCAATAAGCTCATCGTAAAGCTTACAGAGCCTAACAGCGGCATATTGAGAGACTTTGCAGAAGTTATTATCGTAAATAAAAAATACTGCGAAGAAGCAGGCGATGCCTACGCCAATGCCCCAATCGGAACAGGCCCTTATAAAGTGAAGGAATTTGTGCCTGGGGATAAGCTCATTTTAGAAGCATGGACTGAATATCCTTTTGAAAAAGCCCAGTTAAGCACCATTACCTTTAAAGGCATTTCAGAAGCGGCTGCAAAATATATCGCCGTTGAGTCGGGAGACGCTCAGTTTGCGCTGATAGATGCAAAGGATAAAGACAGAGCTACAGAAAACAGCAAGCTTACCCTTGAGGAAAAGGCCACGGCTTACACAGGTTTTATTGCAATGAATACGACGAAAGAGCCTTTTGACAATGTAAACGTAAGAAGAGCCATTGCCCATGCTTATGATAAAGAAGGCATCGCCGCATTATCTCCCGGAAGAAAGGCCATAGACAGTATGTTTCCCGAGACCTTAAGTACATACTATTCTTCTCCTCATACTTTGGAATATAATCTGGATAAGGCAAAAGCACTTCTTGAGGCGGAAGGATATAACGCTTCCAATCCTTTGAAATTTGAAGCCGTTATCTATTCCGGTTCTGACCCTGCTATGGAAGCCTTTCAGGCTCAATTAAGGTCTATCAATGTTGAAATGACCATAACGAACCTTGAATTCGGCGTATTCCTTGAAAAAATGGCAGGGGCAGACTATCAGCTTTTATCAGGCGGCTGGGGAAACACTACGGGAAATCCCCTTTCAGCCTTTGAATGTTATTATACCGGAAGCTTCGGAATGAATAATATCGGCTTTTACAGCAATGAAAGAACAGATGAACTTTATAATATAGCCAAGGCGACTACTTCCGAAGAGGAGATGATAGCAGCTGCCAAGGAAGTTCAGGATATAGCGGCTCAGGAGGTGCCAATTGTTCCCAGCATCTCACGTTTATCCTATTTTGCTCATGTAAAAGAGCTTAAGGACGTAGAAATATTAACCAGTGGGCTTATTTCCTTCCGCAATGCTTCGATTACGGCAGAATAG